GACGGAGCAGTTTTGCCGCTCCCCCGGGCCCGGCGGGCAAAACGTCAACAAGGTCGAGACGGCGGTGCAACTGCGTTTCGACGTCGCGCGCTCCCCGTCCCTGCCGGAGGACGTGCGCCAACGCCTGCTGCGACTGGGCGGTCGACGGGTGGACACTGCGGGCGTCCTGACCATCGAGGCGCACCGCTTCCGCACCCGCGAGCGCAACCGCCAGGACGCCCGCGAGCGTCTGGTCGCGCTGATCGCGCGCGCCGCCCACCGGCCCAAGCCGCGGGTCGCGACCAAACCCACCCGCGCCTCCAAGGAGCGGCGGCTGGAGACCAAGAAGGCGACCGCGGCGACCAAGCGGCTGCGAGGGCGGCAGTCGGGGGATGAGTAAGCGTACGCACGCTCATGGGTCAATCGTCCAGATAGACCGCCCCGGTGTCGAACGCCTCCTCGGGCGTGCCTTCAAAGGTGCCATTGTCGAAGAAGCTCGGTTCGTATTTTTCATGGCTGTAGGTGTAAAAGGCCATGGACCAGCGGTCTTCTTTGCCGAAATAGCGTAGACGGACCAAATGGATGGGAAAATTTCGCTGCCGCTCGATGTATTCTTCACGGGACACCCCGAGCGGGGACGGATCGAAGTCCGGCGCGACGAAGGGTTCCTTGTAGGCATCGATGTAGCACAACTGACCGCGGAAGCGCACATCGATACGAGTGTACTTTCCGGCGTAGTGCTTATGCGCGTGCGCCAGAATACGATCGCGCGTCCGCTCACGGACGGCCTCCGGAATCTTGACCCCGCCGGAATGCGGATCATAAACCCAAGTTCTCTTGTTCATCGTTTACCTTGAACCTTGTCTGCGGACGGTGACTGGTCGGATTATTCGATTACGACAAACGACAACGACAACGACAACGACAACGACAGTGTACCCGGGATCTCGGTCACCACATCAGTTCTGATTGCACCCGGTGGCTTGAACGTTTTTTCCCTGTCATGGGTCTATGTTACCTTTGCGCACCCAATCAGCCGACGCCTCGGCAGCCCCCAACCGCCCCTTCCAGACGAGACCCCGATGACACGGTATCTGTTGACCCTGCTCGCCCTCACGCTCGCCGCCCTGTGTCTGGCAGCACCCCCGCCGACCCTGGCGGCCGATGCGGGCGCCCGGCCGCATCGTCCACGCATCGGCTTGGTGCTCAGCGGCGGCGGCGCCCGCGGGGCGGCCCATATCGGGGTGCTCAAGGTCCTGGAGGAGATGCGTATCCCGATTGATGTGGTGGTGGGGACCAGCATGGGCTCGCTGGTGGGCGGGGGCTATGCGGCCGGGCTCTCGCCGCGGGAACTGGAGCAGCGGGTTACCCAGGTGGATTGGAACGTCCTCTTCAACGATGACCCGCCGCGCCGGGAGTGGCCCGCCCGGCGCAAGCAGTTGTCGTCCAATCCGACCTTCGACTTCAGCATCGGGGTCCGCAAGGGCCAGTTCAAGCTGCCCGCGGGGGCCATCGCCGGTCAGAAGGTGCAGTTGTTCTTCAACGATTTGGTCAAGGGCGCGGAGCGGGTCCAGGACTTTGACGACCTGCCGATCCCCTTCCGGGCCGTGGCGACCGACCTGGAGGACGGGCAGATGAAGGTCTTCGAGCGGGGGCCACTGCCGGTGGCCATGCGCGCCAGCATGTCGGTGCCGACGCTGTTTGCGCCCATGCAGTGGGACAACCACCTCTATGTGGATGGGGGTCTGGTCCGTAACCTGCCGATCGATGTGGCCCGCGGTCTGGGGGTGGACGTCATCATCGCGGTCAATCTGGGGTCCGGATATCTGCCGCGCGACCAACTCGGCAATATCGTGGGCGTCACCGGCCAAATGATCGCGATCCTGACCGAGCAGAATGTCAAGGTCTCGCTCGAGCAGATCGATCGGGCGCGCGACGTGCTGATCGAACCGGACCTGGGCAACATCACCGCCAGCGACTTCAACCGCGCCAAGGAGGCCATCGGGACCGGCGTGAAGGCGGCCGAGAAAAAGGAGTCGCAACTCGCCCGCTACAGCGTCAGCGAGGCGGACTATGACGCCTGGAAGCGCACGCGTTTCGGCCCCGGCCAGCCGGTCAGACAGGTTTCAGAGGTGCAGATCGCGGGCCTGGAGACGGTGAACCCGGAGGTCTTCGATCGCCTGGTCGCGGACCAGCGGGACCGTCCGCTCGACCGTACCCGCCTGGTGGCCGACATTCAGAAGCTCTACGGCCGCGCCGACTTCGAGCGGATCAGCTATCACTTCAAGCCCGGCCCGGACGGCCGCGACCAACTCATGATCGATGCGGTGGAGAAGGCCTGGGGCCCGGGTTATCTGAGTTTCGGGGTCGGCCTCCTGACCGACAACAAGGGCGACAGCCGCTTCGGCCTGCGCGCCACCTACAATCGAACCTGGGCCGATCGGCTGGGTGCCGCCTGGGCCACTGAGGTCAAGCTCGGTAACGCCCCAAGCCTCTACAGCGAGTTCTTCCAGCCCTTGGATCTGGACCGGTCGGCCTTCGTCGCCCCCTACCTGGGGCTGCGCATGACGCCGGAAAGCGTCTTCCTGGGTGAACAACGGGTCGCGCGCTACGACATGACCCGCGGGCGGATCGGTGCGGACCTGGGTACGACCCTGGACGGGACCGAGGTGCGGGTCGGTCTCTATTACGGCCAGACGCAGGTCGCGCTCGATACCGGCTCGCCCCAACTCCCGGTCGGCCGGGTGGTCGACACCGGCCTGCGCGCCAGTCTCTACTACGACACCCGCGACAGCGCCGGTCTGCCGCGCTCAGGCACCCTGCTGTCGCTGGACCTGCTGAACCCGCTCCAGGCACTGGGGGCGGACGTGCAATACTCGCGCACGCTCTTCACCAGCGAGGCCGCCTACAGCGTCGGGAAGAACACCGTCGCCCTCAGGATGAAGGGCGGGAGCAGTTTCGGCGCCAATATGCCCTACTACGACCAGTTCGCCCTGGGCGGCTTCCTCAACCTCTCCGGCTACGCCTATGAGCAGTTCCGCGGCAATGACATGGGCTTCGGGGCCCTGATCTATTACCGCCAGATCGCCTCGCTGTCGCCGCCGCTGGGGCGCGGTCTCTACCTGGGCGCCTCACTGGAGGCCGGATGGCTCTCGGACGGGGACTTCGGCGATCAGGCCATCGGCCATGTGACCATCAGCCGGGAGGCGACCCGCTACGGCGGGAGCCTGTTCTTCGGCTCGGACACCTGGATCGGTCTGGCCTATCTGGCGCTGGGCTTGACCAGTACGGGCGAGAGCACGATCTATGTCATGATCGGGCGGCCCTAGGGGGCAGTTTCCGAATAGGTTAGACACGTTTCTTGAAGGGAATGCTTGTCGCACCGTTGTCGTTGTCGTTGTCGTAGTCGTAGTCGAAATCCGAGAAGCGATGCAATGTGCCGTGCGAGGGCATCCGGGGCGCTACGATAGCCTCGATTACGACAACGACAACGACAACGACAACGACAACGACAACGAGTCAGTGCCCCATTCAGATTTCGACCTGGGTGCCGAGTTCGACCACGCGATTGCTCGGGATCTGGAAGAACTCGGTCGCGCTGTGGGCATTCTTGGACATCTGCTTGAACAGCCGCTCGCGCCACAGGGCCATGCCCGGCTGCAGGCTGGGGATGATGATCTCGCGACTGACGAAGAACGAGGTGGTCATCAGGTCCAACTCCAGCCCCAGGGCCGCGCATTGCTGGATGGCCGCCGGGATGTTCGGTTGCTCCATGAATCCGTATTGGATGATCAGTCGGTGGAAGCCCTTGCCGAGGTCGGTCAACGCCAGTCGGTCGGCCGCGTCCACCACCGGGATTTCCGCCGTGACCACCGTCACCAGCACCACGCGTGCATGCAGCACCCGATTGTGTGCCAGGTTGTGCAGCAGGGCGGCCGGTACACCCTCGCGGTTACTCGTCAAGAACACGGCGGTGGTCGGCGGGCGGGGGATATCGCTGCCGATCGAACCGAGAAAGGCCTTGAGCGGCACCGAGAGCTCGGCCATCTTGCGGAACAGCAATTGGCGCCCCCGCTTCCAGGTCGTCAGCACGGTAAAGGACACCAGCCCGATAGCCAGCGGAAACCAGCCGCCCTGCGGAATCTTGATCGCATTGGCGCTGAAGAAGGCCAGATCCACCATCAGAAAGCCGCCTGCCACCAGCGCCACGACCAGCCAGTGCCAGCGCCACAGCAGCACCATCACGAAGGCGATCAGGATGGTGTCGATCATCATGGTGCCGGTGACGGCGATGCCGTAGGCGGCGGCCAGGCTGCTGGACGACTGGAAGCCCAGGACCAGGGCCATGACCGCCAGATAGAGGGTCCAGTTGGTGAAGGGGACATAGATCTGACCCATCGCCGAGCCCGAGGTCTGGACAATGAGCATGCGCGGCAGATAGCCCAGTTGCACCGCCTGCCGGGCCACCGAGAAGGCCCCCGAGATCACCGCCTGCGAGGGTGCGGCCTCCGAATAATGTGCCTAACCGTAGCACTCAGCCCCAAACTGGTCGATCTTCTGCCAGAACTGTGCCCATCGTCCGGTGGTCTGCGTCAGTGCGCGTAGGCTGAGCACAATCTTGGCCCCTTTGTTCTTCCAGCGCATCCCGGAGGCACATAGCCGTTGCTTGACCAAGGTCTTGCAGGCGGCCTCGGTGACGCCCGATCCGATCGGCAGTCCCGCGGCGACGAAGCCCGGGTAGTCCATTTGATGGCGATGGTTGGTGAAGTAGGTCCAAGCGCTGAGAACGTCGTCGCGCAGCGTCTGCGAGAGGGTGTGCCGCTGCGACAGGCGCGCGGCCTCGCCGATGAGCAGGTCAAGGGCGGCGGGGTCGTGCTTGAGCGTCGTGCAGTGCGCGCTCTGCCACTGCGCGCGCGGGCCCTCGGCGTGGCGCTGCGGATGGGTCGCTTGGGCGATTTTGCCCACGTATTCCGTTGCATGGAAAAAATCGATCAACTGGCGGTCGGTGTGTTGCTCGAGGAACCGCCAGTTGCTTGCCGCCCCGTCGGCGATGCCCAGGTACAGTGCCTCGGGGAGGTGCCGCTTGACGCGTTGGATCTCGCGCTCCATGCGTTGCCGGAACTCCTGCTTGCCGTACTCGGGTGCCGCAGCGAGGTAGATGGTGTGCTGGCGCTCGCCCTCGCCGTCGTAAAGCGAGAGGGTTCCGACCATGGCTTCGCGCCAGCCCGCACTGTCGGCCATGGGGATCATGGCGCCGTCGAGGCTGACCACGACGGTCGCGATGGGCGTCTCAAGCGCCGGCATCGCGTACTCCCAGTCCTCCTCTTTGGCCGTGGCGATGGTGCCTACCCACTCCGCAACATTTTGAATATACGAGGTAGCGATCGTCCGACCGTGGTTCTGCTCAAGGTCAGTCTGCACCGCGCGCACGTTGAGCTGCGCATACTTGTGGCTGAGTTGACTGGCGAATCGGGGGGTCGCCCCGCGCACGATCCGCGCCTGGTGCTCGAGCGGACAGTAGATCCGCCCGCCGCGCGAGCTTTGGTAGACATAACGCTCGACCTCGACCGGCCCGTAAGGCGTCTGGTACTCCTTCGGATCGCGCCCGCGCGCGGTCAGCTTGATCGCGCCGACACGGATCGCACTGCCGTCGGTGTCGAAACGCTGCAGCGCCTCCTCGGTGGCGCAGCGCCCCACCGCGTTGGTGGCCTCCTGGATGGCTCCTTCCATGTCCAGCAGGCTACCGCTGAGCCGCACCGTTACCTCGACCGTCACCTCGTCACCCGAGATCCTGACTACCTTCGCCACGACTGCACCTTCTCGTCTAGTCACAGAAGGTTACGAAATACTCCTCAAAGGCACATCATGTCAAGGCCGCACCCGCCTGCGAGGCAATCACGGTGGCCAGGGTGGCGAGTACCACCAGCGGGATCAGGGCCCAGGTGGGTGCCAGCAGATAAAACGGATTCTGCACCGCCGCGGGGTCGGCGAGCAGCAGCGCGCCCTGGCCGAAATAATTGATGACCAGCGCCGGCAGGATCAGCCCGAACCAGGCGAGCCGAATCGGGAACTTGCCGAAGTGCCCCATGTCGGTATAAAGCGCCTCACCGCCGGTGACGGCCAACACGACGGCCCCCAGCGCCAGGAAGCTCAGCCAGGGATGGGCGGCGAGGAACTGTGCCGCATAAACCGGATTGAGGGCCGCCATCACCTCCGGCCGCTGCGCGATGCTCAAGACCCCAAGGACCGCCAGCACCCCGAACCAGGTGCACATGACCGGCCCGAACAGCATCCCCACCAACCCGGTGCCGCGTTTTTGGATGGCGAAGAGCGCGGTCAGTACCGCGATCGTGATGGGCAGGACAAAGCCCGCGAAGCGCGGCGTGACCACCTCCAGACCCTCCACCGCGCTCAGCACCGAAATGGCCGGCGTGATCATGCTGTCGCCATAGAACAGGGCGGCGGCGAAGACGCCCAGCAAGGCCACCAGATGGGACAGCCGCGAGTTGTTCGTCATCCCCGTGACCAGGGCGAGCAGCGCGAGACTCCCGCCCTCGCCGCGATTGTCGGCCCGCATGATGATGATGACGTATTTCAGCGACACCAGGATCATGATGGTCCAGAAGATCAGCGACAGCACCCCGAGCACGGCGGCATCGGTGACCGGGATGGGATGATGGCCGGCAAAGGTCTCCTTCAGCGCATAGAGCGGGCTGGTACCGATATCGCCGAAGACGACACCGATGGCACCGATCACCAGGCCGCCGAGTTTCCGCGGTGAGTCAGTCGTAGACACTTTGCTCTCCTTCCGGTGAAACAAAAAAGGGTAATTTGCCGCAAACAGGCGTCTCTGTCATGCCCTTTCAGGGCGGACGCACGACGGGCCCGCCCCCCCGGCGCGGCCCTGGGCTTTTCTGTCTGATTCCACTCGGTTTGTGTGTTCACACGTCGGTGTCATCGAAAATACCTGGGTTCTCGGAACCCGCCGCGGCGCCAGAACCGGCGGTGCCCCCAAGCGGTCAGGGTGAAGGTCCAGCGTTGCCCGTCATCGAGCACCAGCGAGCGCACGCGCCCGGCGGTCAATTCGGCGCCGAGCCGCCCCGCCAGCGCCTCCAGGTCCGAGAGTGCCGCGCGCCAGGCGCCGCAGTCCCCCGTGAGTGCCGGCCACCAGAGGGCATCCCAGAAGATCAGCACCTCCCCGGGCGGCGACCCCGCTCCAGACGCGGCCCAGGCGAGCGGCGTCCGGGACCCCTCACCCGTCCCCAGGGAGCGCCCGCCCGCCGCCCGCGCCAGGCCCAGCGCCAAGGGATGGTCGGCGATCGTCAGCCCTGGGCCGCCGGACACCCGGGGCAGGACCCCGCCGCCCCAGGTCCAGACCCCGCTCACCGTTGGGCGGCCCAGGCGCTCGCGTTCCTGGTTGACCGGATGCTGGTAGAAGAGCATCTGCGCCTCGTTCTGCCACCGGTTCCAGGCGCGGGCGTCCGGACCCGCGGGCAGGAGGCCATCCAGGGCGCGCCCGGCCACGGCGTGCAGGGGCCGGGTGCGTAGCCGCGGGGCCGCATTCACCCGCAGATACCAGGCCCCCGGGCGCGGCACCGCCAGGCGCAGGCCGTCGTCGATGAAATGGGCATTGAACGCCGCCGTCAGGGCCGCGGCCTCCGCGGGCAGGACCGCGAGCGTCGGGCCGGCGAAGAGCAGCAGCCGGTCCCGGTCCGGGTGCAGTTGGACCGGATCGGCGTGGAACCAGCAGCCGTCCCCGGCGAGATCGGGCGCCTGCGTCAGCAGGCACAGCGGCGCGGATGGCAGGTCCAGTTCCGGCGACGACGGCACGCTGAAGGCGCCCGCCAGGGTTTCCAGGGGGTCGCGGGACGCCGTCTCCCGGCAGTCGGCGCGGGACAACAGCCGGTCCAGGCCCGGGGTCGGCGCGTTGAGCCCCGCCACACAGTCGGCGGGACCGAAGAGCCCGGGGCAGATGAGTCGCAGACTGGTCTTGGTCGCGGGCACCGGCATGGCCGTCAGAGGGTGAAGTGTGCAAGTGTCTCACGTCCGTGGACCCTAAGGAAAAGTCCAACCCGTGTTGAATCCGTCGCGGCAGCCCAGCGACCAGGCCGGCAACTTCTCACCTCTGGTGCGGCGCTTGCGGCGGCTCTTGCGCTTGTCCAGCGGATGGATACGGAGTGAATTCGCCCCAATCTCGGCGAGCGGGGCGGCAAACGCCCCTTGTGGGGCACCGCCGCCCGCCCGGTTGCGCCAAGCCCTGGTTCTGGGCATCCTGCACCCTGACAGGAAGGCGGGCACCGGGTGTCCGCGATGGAGTCTCCACCAGGGGCTCCCTGACTGTCGACTTGCATCCTTCATCCTGACGAGCGATCCCGCCGAGAGACCCATGCCCTCCGATCGCAAGGCCATCGACGCCGCCGGCGCTGTGAATGCCTTCCTGACCCAGGTGGCGGCAACCCCCCGCGTGGGGCCGCCGGGCGCCGGTGGGCGGCTGATCTTCGCCATGGACGCCACCGCGAGTCGGGAGCCGACCTGGGACCAGGCGGCACGCATCCAGTCGGCCATGTTTGCCGATACCCGCGCCCTGGGCGGCCTGGAGGTGCAACTGTGCTTCTATCGGGGCTTCCAGGAGTTCGAGTCGTCGGACTGGCTGGGGGATTCGCAGACGCTCCTGCAGCGCATGAATCGGGTCTTCTGCGCGGCGGGTCTGACCCAGATCGGGCGGGTGCTGGAGCACGCCCTTGCCGAGGCCGGCCGCGGGCGGGTCAATGCCCTGGTCTTCGTCGGCGACTGCATGGAGGAGAATCGGGAGCGTCTGGCGGACCTGGCCGGGCGGCTCGGGCTGCTGCACCTGCCGGCCTTCGTCTTTCAGGAGGGGCATGACCCGACGGCGGAGCGCAGCTTCCGGGAGATCGCGCGCCTGAGCGGCGGTGCCTGGTGCCCCTTCGACGCCAACAGCCCTGACCTGCTGCGCGACCTGCTGGCGGCGGTGGCGGTCTATGCGGCCGGCGGCCACGCGGCCCTGACCCGCTACGGGCAGGCGCGGGGCGGGGCGGTGCTCGCGTTGACCCATCAGGTCACGCATCCGGGTCGGGGGGGCTGAGGGTACGATGCTGCGTCTGTTGCTGGTCCCGCTGTTCGTCCTCGGGGTCCTGTGGCTGGTGCGCTGGTTCCGGCGCACACCGCCGGCCCGGGTCGCCGACACCCTGCGCAAGGTCGCGATGTGGACGGTGATCGGCGTCCTGGTGCTGGCCGCGGCCACCGGTCGGCTGAGCCCGGTCTTTGCCTTCATCGCTGCCCTGATCCCGGCCGCCATCCGCGTGCTCACCTTGCTGCAGGCGGTCCCGGTCCTGCAACGCCTGCTGCGCTCGCTCGGCATCCCGCTGCCCGGCGGTCTGTTCGGCGGCGGACCGGCGGCGGGCGCGGCCGGCGGGGGCGGCGGCGGCGGGGCCCCGGGGGGCTCGTCCATCCGCACCCGCTTCCTGGAGATGCGCCTGGACCACGCCACCGGGGCCATGGACGGGCGCGTGCTGGAGGGTCCCTTTGCGCAGCGCGCCTTACGTGACCTGCGCCTGGATGAACTGCTGCGGATGCTGGAGCTGTATCGGGAGGCCGATGCCCAGTCGGCCGCGGTCCTGGAGGCCTATCTGGACCGGGAGCGGGGGACGGACTGGCGCGCGCGCGATCCGGGGCCGGGTGCCGCGCGCGTCGGCAGCGGCGGCGGCCCCATGAACGAGGCGGAGGCCCTGGCGATCCTGGGCCTGGAGCCGGGCGCCGACGCCTTGGCGGTGCGCGACGCCCATCGACGGCTCATGCAGCGGCTGCACCCGGACCGGGGCGGCTCCGGCTATCTGGCGGCCAAGATCAACGAGGCCAAGCAGGTGCTGCTCAAGGGGCTGGGCTGAGGCCGCGAAAAAGCAGATGTCCTCAAGAGGGCGCAAGAAAATGGACAGGATTAACAGGATTTCGCAGGATTAACAGGATTGCCGATGAGCTGAGACGGCGATTGATCATCCTGTTAATCCTGTCCAATTACCAACCGATGGGTACGGTCTTTCAGTGTGACTCGTTGGTCCGAGCCATCGTGTGACGCGTTGATCGAAACGCCAAGATCGCCCAGGCTGGTATTCAAAGACACGACGGCAGCCCCTGGGCGAGGCTCGGGTAGCGCAGTTCCAGCCCCAGTTCCTCGCGCAGTTTGCGATTACTCAGCCGACGCGACTCGGCGAGATAGGACAGCATCGCCGCCGAGACCTGGCCCTGCGCCTCGGCCAGCGGGATCAGGGGCGGGCGCGGGAGGCCGGCGGCGTCCGCGATGGCGAGGAAATAGTCGGTCATGGTGCTGGGACTGTCGTCGCAGGCGTTGTAGATGGCCCCGGGTCGGCCGCGCTCCATGGCGAGTGCGCAGGCGCTCACCAGGTCGTCCACATGGATGCGGTTGCTGTAGGGCGACTCCTGCGCCCGCACCATGGGGACCCCCTGACGCAGACGCTCCAGGGGCAGGCGTCCCGGACCATAGATGCCGGCGACCCGCAGGACCACCAGCTCGCCCCCGGTCGCCGCGGCCCAGCGCTGCAAGGTCTGCTCCGCATCCCAGCGGCGGTGCGAGCGGTCCGCGCCGGGGCGGGCGGGCCAGGACTCGTCCACCCAGGCCCCCCGGCAGTCGCCGTAGACCCCGGTGGTGCTGACATAGACCACCCGGCGCGGCTGGCCGGCGCGGGTGAAGGCGTCCACCAGCCGCCGGGTGTGGGGGTCCTCGCGGCCCTGGCCCGGCGGTGGCGCCAGGTGGAAGACCCGGGCCCCGGCCAGGGGCAGGCCGCTCAGGTCGTCCGCCGCCAGGTCCAGGCGCCGGGCGGCGATCCCCGCCGCGGCGAGCCGCTCCGCCCCCGCCTGGGTCTGCACCAGCCCCAGGACCGGCTCCCCGCGGTCCAGGTATTGGCGTGCCAGTCGCGTGCCCACATATCCACAACCGATGATGACGATTTCATTCACCCTAAAGCTCCGGGGCAACCTGCCGCGATGACGATACCGGGACCCCAAGCAACGCGCTTCACGGCCCGTACCGAACCCGCCGGGCACTGCTTCGACGTGGCGCCCGGGGAAACCTT
The DNA window shown above is from Candidatus Thiodictyon syntrophicum and carries:
- a CDS encoding SDR family oxidoreductase encodes the protein MNEIVIIGCGYVGTRLARQYLDRGEPVLGLVQTQAGAERLAAAGIAARRLDLAADDLSGLPLAGARVFHLAPPPGQGREDPHTRRLVDAFTRAGQPRRVVYVSTTGVYGDCRGAWVDESWPARPGADRSHRRWDAEQTLQRWAAATGGELVVLRVAGIYGPGRLPLERLRQGVPMVRAQESPYSNRIHVDDLVSACALAMERGRPGAIYNACDDSPSTMTDYFLAIADAAGLPRPPLIPLAEAQGQVSAAMLSYLAESRRLSNRKLREELGLELRYPSLAQGLPSCL
- a CDS encoding patatin-like phospholipase family protein, encoding MTRYLLTLLALTLAALCLAAPPPTLAADAGARPHRPRIGLVLSGGGARGAAHIGVLKVLEEMRIPIDVVVGTSMGSLVGGGYAAGLSPRELEQRVTQVDWNVLFNDDPPRREWPARRKQLSSNPTFDFSIGVRKGQFKLPAGAIAGQKVQLFFNDLVKGAERVQDFDDLPIPFRAVATDLEDGQMKVFERGPLPVAMRASMSVPTLFAPMQWDNHLYVDGGLVRNLPIDVARGLGVDVIIAVNLGSGYLPRDQLGNIVGVTGQMIAILTEQNVKVSLEQIDRARDVLIEPDLGNITASDFNRAKEAIGTGVKAAEKKESQLARYSVSEADYDAWKRTRFGPGQPVRQVSEVQIAGLETVNPEVFDRLVADQRDRPLDRTRLVADIQKLYGRADFERISYHFKPGPDGRDQLMIDAVEKAWGPGYLSFGVGLLTDNKGDSRFGLRATYNRTWADRLGAAWATEVKLGNAPSLYSEFFQPLDLDRSAFVAPYLGLRMTPESVFLGEQRVARYDMTRGRIGADLGTTLDGTEVRVGLYYGQTQVALDTGSPQLPVGRVVDTGLRASLYYDTRDSAGLPRSGTLLSLDLLNPLQALGADVQYSRTLFTSEAAYSVGKNTVALRMKGGSSFGANMPYYDQFALGGFLNLSGYAYEQFRGNDMGFGALIYYRQIASLSPPLGRGLYLGASLEAGWLSDGDFGDQAIGHVTISREATRYGGSLFFGSDTWIGLAYLALGLTSTGESTIYVMIGRP
- a CDS encoding molecular chaperone DnaJ, with amino-acid sequence MLRLLLVPLFVLGVLWLVRWFRRTPPARVADTLRKVAMWTVIGVLVLAAATGRLSPVFAFIAALIPAAIRVLTLLQAVPVLQRLLRSLGIPLPGGLFGGGPAAGAAGGGGGGGAPGGSSIRTRFLEMRLDHATGAMDGRVLEGPFAQRALRDLRLDELLRMLELYREADAQSAAVLEAYLDRERGTDWRARDPGPGAARVGSGGGPMNEAEALAILGLEPGADALAVRDAHRRLMQRLHPDRGGSGYLAAKINEAKQVLLKGLG
- a CDS encoding KUP/HAK/KT family potassium transporter; this translates as MISGAFSVARQAVQLGYLPRMLIVQTSGSAMGQIYVPFTNWTLYLAVMALVLGFQSSSSLAAAYGIAVTGTMMIDTILIAFVMVLLWRWHWLVVALVAGGFLMVDLAFFSANAIKIPQGGWFPLAIGLVSFTVLTTWKRGRQLLFRKMAELSVPLKAFLGSIGSDIPRPPTTAVFLTSNREGVPAALLHNLAHNRVLHARVVLVTVVTAEIPVVDAADRLALTDLGKGFHRLIIQYGFMEQPNIPAAIQQCAALGLELDLMTTSFFVSREIIIPSLQPGMALWRERLFKQMSKNAHSATEFFQIPSNRVVELGTQVEI
- a CDS encoding phosphoglycerate mutase, with amino-acid sequence MPATKTSLRLICPGLFGPADCVAGLNAPTPGLDRLLSRADCRETASRDPLETLAGAFSVPSSPELDLPSAPLCLLTQAPDLAGDGCWFHADPVQLHPDRDRLLLFAGPTLAVLPAEAAALTAAFNAHFIDDGLRLAVPRPGAWYLRVNAAPRLRTRPLHAVAGRALDGLLPAGPDARAWNRWQNEAQMLFYQHPVNQERERLGRPTVSGVWTWGGGVLPRVSGGPGLTIADHPLALGLARAAGGRSLGTGEGSRTPLAWAASGAGSPPGEVLIFWDALWWPALTGDCGAWRAALSDLEALAGRLGAELTAGRVRSLVLDDGQRWTFTLTAWGHRRFWRRGGFREPRYFR
- the arfB gene encoding alternative ribosome rescue aminoacyl-tRNA hydrolase ArfB — protein: MIQITAQIHIDPDELTEQFCRSPGPGGQNVNKVETAVQLRFDVARSPSLPEDVRQRLLRLGGRRVDTAGVLTIEAHRFRTRERNRQDARERLVALIARAAHRPKPRVATKPTRASKERRLETKKATAATKRLRGRQSGDE
- a CDS encoding ISKra4 family transposase produces the protein MAKVVRISGDEVTVEVTVRLSGSLLDMEGAIQEATNAVGRCATEEALQRFDTDGSAIRVGAIKLTARGRDPKEYQTPYGPVEVERYVYQSSRGGRIYCPLEHQARIVRGATPRFASQLSHKYAQLNVRAVQTDLEQNHGRTIATSYIQNVAEWVGTIATAKEEDWEYAMPALETPIATVVVSLDGAMIPMADSAGWREAMVGTLSLYDGEGERQHTIYLAAAPEYGKQEFRQRMEREIQRVKRHLPEALYLGIADGAASNWRFLEQHTDRQLIDFFHATEYVGKIAQATHPQRHAEGPRAQWQSAHCTTLKHDPAALDLLIGEAARLSQRHTLSQTLRDDVLSAWTYFTNHRHQMDYPGFVAAGLPIGSGVTEAACKTLVKQRLCASGMRWKNKGAKIVLSLRALTQTTGRWAQFWQKIDQFGAECYG
- a CDS encoding KUP/HAK/KT family potassium transporter — its product is MSTTDSPRKLGGLVIGAIGVVFGDIGTSPLYALKETFAGHHPIPVTDAAVLGVLSLIFWTIMILVSLKYVIIIMRADNRGEGGSLALLALVTGMTNNSRLSHLVALLGVFAAALFYGDSMITPAISVLSAVEGLEVVTPRFAGFVLPITIAVLTALFAIQKRGTGLVGMLFGPVMCTWFGVLAVLGVLSIAQRPEVMAALNPVYAAQFLAAHPWLSFLALGAVVLAVTGGEALYTDMGHFGKFPIRLAWFGLILPALVINYFGQGALLLADPAAVQNPFYLLAPTWALIPLVVLATLATVIASQAGAALT